One Aquarana catesbeiana isolate 2022-GZ linkage group LG06, ASM4218655v1, whole genome shotgun sequence genomic region harbors:
- the LOC141148336 gene encoding interferon-induced very large GTPase 1-like produces MKPETRKYLQNLMSELSIDKTNVIVNKDKGNNTEFVKKIQQCICSSNNKKQVTLENVSKEIDKLSIRVDENSPECQKAADFVRNVISTIGDVEEFKKTLIQGHPWKELSKIEKEMCRMKKQGGKDTEEYKSELESRWSLLRTKQHEQDIPESILLFINAITNLTQKERQFFLKWTKLLLDSMARNNFFQLQKKYMECTRLNSEELKQLDQSIYSSSLGIEHFIREIGQIYEAECYATRCISDGEQKKQFLRLPGIFADLLMEGFPVELVDGDVSNIPIQWITDILTELDKKTGGQRKMGVISVLGVQSTGKSTLLNTMFGLQFPVASGRCTRGAFMTFLKVKESFQEELGCDFILVIDTEGLKAPELAYLEDSYEHDNELATLVAGLSDITIFTMAMEASTEMNDILQIVVHAFLRIKEVGKKPNCQFVHQSVSDISAHEMNMRDRKKILDLLDKMTEVAAKMEKKTDIMTFRDVMDYDFEKHNWYIPALFQGVSPMASVNIGYSEHVFELKMSLFDFMKTDKNNFKPLKIHEFKTWMEDLWTAVKYETFIFSFKNTLVADAYNKLCIQFKQWEWQLSQKVHNWFSGTYTFIKNQSTDTLIAETCDKFKQELQDILQEEKKNMLKLLESYYENKAENAHLIEEFRTQFFLSITSLIESHENSTLKKCEEAVSIQKGKIEIQNMQNRYQKLMEDKITELLQINSRRREVSDDELQKEFDKMWENTLSGLHFDKINTSNVSGKMLSELKLDMKNKSPAVQEKIKQINRLVTSTKTFEMNKKYIDSFWTKPLEAVTNYIQGPNKKSEDFAQLLIDSCNKYVTGKMNSSEDYTDVYCKDLLHMINEKLEETDRKKLKFSTKFELDIKLYILGNAAQKFEKMHEKFIEENDPKMCLNKLKPQYFLMFQNIFQEKDECQSRAKLFYESYLEPAIVEYIFKQIGGKIVDDILSSSDKEVFTSRKCFQFTVLQSLLEEMSFKKYLRYIHSYEEFLADWILQYILNKYRNVSNLTRFKEEIFNSIEKRIADVLSDERCLQSEDIGKYLDNVCEMLNRDLVISKQGLKLITFHNKANVAKFSSYIMSLLKEKQKSILSEVQAIEIECILEAVTPKPQEELLRKVIGCRKQCPFCKAPCEDGGENHQEHSAFLHRPEGLGRLKMDEANTLATEICTTSVSSRDKFKNPDTEWEFHEYKKYKEIYPDWEIRPFMFTRSTYYWKFVFVKFNEEFAKEYECEPAVLPYYWKEITKEHALYSLEMVYRYGFDRYILNPYRRLLFSLKW; encoded by the coding sequence ATGAAGCCAGAGACACGGAAATATCTGCAAAATCTGATGTCAGAGTTAAGCATTGATAAAACAAATGTGATAGTAAATAAAGACAAAGGAAATAATACAGAGTTTGTTAAGAAAATACAACAATGCATTTGTTcctcaaacaacaaaaaacaagtaaCCTTGGAGAATGTGAGTAAAGAAATAGATAAACTTTCAATACGTGTTGATGAAAACTCTCCTGAATGTCAAAAAGCAGCAGACTTTGTTCGTAATGTTATCTCCACAATAGGTGATGTTGAAGAGTTTAAGAAAACACTGATACAAGGACATCCATGGAAAGAATTGTCTAAAATAGAAAAGGAGATGTGCAGAATGAAAAAGCAAGGAGGAAAAGATACAGAAGAATATAAATCTGAACTGGAATCACGTTGGTCTTTATTACGCACTAAGCAACATGAGCAAGACATACCAGAGAGCATACTGTTGTTTATAAATGCAATAACTAATTTGACTCAGAAAGAGAGACAGTTCTTTTTAAAATGGACAAAGCTTCTGTTGGATTCAATGGCTAGAAATAATTTTTttcagttacaaaaaaaatatatggagtGTACCAGGCTGAACAGCGAAGAACTGAAGCAGCTAGATCAAAGTATCTATAGCAGCTCTTTAGGAATCGAACACTTCATACGGGAGATAGGACAAATATATGAGGCTGAGTGTTACGCAACTAGATGCATCAGTGATGGAGAACAGAAAAAACAATTTCTGAGACTTCCAGGAATATTTGCGGATCTCTTGATGGAAGGATTTCCAGTGGAGCTGGTTGATGGAGATGTTTCTAACATCCCTATACAATGGATAACTGATATTCTGACTGAGCTGGACAAGAAGACAGGGGGACAACGCAAAATGGGAGTGATATCTGTACTGGGGGTTCAGAGTACTGGGAAGTCCACCCTTTTGAACACCATGTTTGGTCTGCAGTTCCCTGTGGCCAGTGGACGATGCACACGAGGAGCCTTCATGACCTTTCTAAAAGTGAAAGAGAGCTTCCAGGAGGAGCTGGGCTGTGACTTCATCCTGGTGATTGACACTGAGGGGCTGAAAGCTCCAGAGTTGGCCTATTTGGAGGACAGttatgaacatgacaatgagctgGCCACACTGGTGGCAGGTTTGAGTGACATTACCATATTCACCATGGCCATGGAAGCCAGTACAGAAATGAACGACATTTTACAGATTGTGGTCCATGCTTTTCTTCGGATTAAAGAAGTAGGAAAAAAACCCAACTGCCAGTTTGTACATCAGAGTGTCAGTGACATATCTGCTCATGAAATGAACATGAGAGACAGGAAGAAAATTCTTGATCTCTTGGACAAAATGACAGAAGTAGCAGCAAAAATGGAAAAGAAGACTGATATAATGACTTTTCGTGATGTCATGGATTATGATTTTGAGAAACACAACTGGTACATTCCAGCATTATTTCAAGGAGTGTCGCCTATGGCTTCAGTCAATATTGGCTACAGTGAGCATGTTTTTGAGTTAAAAATGTCTTTATTTGACTTCATGAAAACTGACAAAAATAATTTCAAACCACTCAAGATTCATGAATTCAAAACCTGGATGGAAGATTTATGGACAGCAGTTAAGTATGAAACATTTATATTTAGTTTCAAAAACACCCTGGTAGCAGATGCTTACAACAAACTTTGCATTCAGTTCAAACAATGGGAATGGCAACTGAGCCAAAAGGTGCACAATTGGTTTAGCGGCAcatacacatttattaaaaatcagtCTACAGACACTCTTATTGCAGAGACATGTGATAAATTCAAACAGGAACTTCAAGACATtctacaagaagaaaaaaaaaacatgctgaaaTTGCTAGAAAGCTATTATGAAAATAAAGCAGAGAATGCCCATCTAATAGAAGAATTCAGGACACAGTTTTTTTTAAGTATAACTTCTCTAATAGAGAGTCAtgaaaacagcacactaaaaaagTGCGAGGAGGCTGTTTCTATCCAGAAAGGAAAGATAGAGATTCAAAATATGCAGAACAGATACCAGAAATTAATGGAAGATAAAATCACAGAATTACTGCAAATCAACAGTAGGAGGAGAGAAGTCAGTGACGATGAATTACAGAAAGAGtttgacaaaatgtgggaaaatacACTGTCAGGTTTACACTTTGACAAAATAAATACAAGCAATGTTAGTGGGAAAATGTTATCGGAACTCAAGCTAGACATGAAGAATAAAAGTCCCGCTgtacaagaaaaaataaaacaaattaaccgTTTAGTGACCTCTACAAAAACATTTGAAATGAACAAAAAGTATATTGATTCCTTCTGGACCAAACCATTGGAAGCTGTTACAAATTATATTCAAGGTCCCAATAAAAAATCTGAAGATTTTGCACAACTATTGATTGATAGTTGCAATAAATATGTGACAGGAAAGATGAACAGTTCAGAAGATTATACAGATGTGTACTGTAAGGATTTGCTGCACATGATCAATGAAAAGTTGGAGGAAACTGACCGTAAAAAGCTAAAATTCTCTACAAAATTTGAGTTGGATATCAAACTTTACATTTTAGGAAATGCAGCTCAAAAGTTTGAAAAGATGCATGAGAAATTCATAGAGGAGAATGACCCTAAAATGTGCCTGAATAAACTGAAGCCTCAGTATTTTTTAATGTTTCAGAACATTTTCCAAGAAAAAGATGAATGTCAGAGCAGAGCCAAACTCTTCTATGAGAGCTATCTGGAGCCGGCTATTGTTGAGTACATTTTTAAACAGATTGGTGGAAAAATTGTTGATGATATTCTAAGCAGTTCTGACAAGGAGGTCTTCACGAGCAGAAAATGTTTTCAGTTTACCGTCTTGCAGAGTCTCCTGGAAGAAATGTCATTTAAGAAATATCTCCGCTACATTCACTCATACGAAGAATTTTTAGCTGACTGGATACTACAGTACATCTTAAACAAATACCGAAATGTATCGAATCTCACAAGATTCAAAGAGGAAATTTTCAATTCCATTGAGAAAAGGATCGCAGATGTTCTTAGTGATGAAAGGTGTCTCCAGAGTGAAGATATAGGCAAATATTTAGACAATGTTTGTGAGATGCTAAACAGAGATTTAGTAATTAGCAAGCAGGGATTGAAGCTCATCACATTCCACAACAAAGCAAATGTTGCAAAGTTCTCATCATACATCATGTCATTgctaaaggaaaaacaaaaaagtattttgtcagaGGTGCAGGCTATAGAAATTGAGTGTATACTTGAAGCGGTCACTCCGAAGCCTCAGGAGGAACTGCTCAGGAAGGTGATTGGTTGCAGGAAGCAGTGCCCATTCTGTAAAGCTCCCTGTGAGGACGGAGGTGAAAATCATCAAGAACACTCTGCTTTTCTCCACAGACCAGAGGGATTGGGAAGATTAAAAATGGATGAAGCAAACACACTGGCCACTGAGATCTGCACCACTTCTGTGTCTTCCAGAGACAAATTCAAGAATCCAGATACAGAGTGGGAATTTCACGAATATAAAAAGTACAAAGAAATTTACCCAGATTGGGAGATAAGACCTTTCATGTTCACTAGGTCAACATACTACTGGAAGTTCGTTTTTGTGAAGTTTAATGAGGAGTTTGCAAAAGAATATGAATGTGAGCCAGCTGTACTGCCCTATTACTGGAAGGAAATAACCAAAGAGCATGCTCTTTACAGCTTAGAAATGGTGTATCGTTATGGATTTGATAGATATATTCTCAACCCATACAGAAggcttttattttctttaaaatggtGA